Proteins encoded together in one Cicer arietinum cultivar CDC Frontier isolate Library 1 chromosome 4, Cicar.CDCFrontier_v2.0, whole genome shotgun sequence window:
- the LOC140920000 gene encoding uncharacterized protein, producing the protein MGYARLEQQIRKDTQADQPLGRHILWKEARVNKDGVVDNENVKKVVELCETIEQSSETQEGNKDTCRDILGKVFNVPEYSGRVRGKGFGVTPKSFFPQEKRQKPSNEEVLEKLRILSEQVALLVNTNKDKQLPVQLQPEIQMESETGSCNVGLKSIPERYYW; encoded by the exons atgggatatgcacgccttgaacaacaaatt agaaaagacacccaagccgatcaacccttgggtcgtcatatcttatggaaggaagcgcgtgttaacaaagatggagtggttgataatgaaaatgtcaagaaagttgtagaactttgt gaaactattgaacaaagttctgaaactcaagagggcaacaaggatacgtgcagggacattcttgggaaagtgtttaatgtccctgagtattccggtcgagtgagggggaaaggatttggcgtaactcccaaaagcttttttcctcaagagaagcgccaaaaaccttccaacgaggaagtattagagaagctcagaatcttatcggagcaagtggcactcttggtgaatacgaataaagacaagcaacttccggttcagctccaacctgaaatacaaatggagagtgaaaccgggagttgcaacgtcggtttgaagagtattcccgag CGATactattggtag